From a region of the Flavobacterium branchiarum genome:
- a CDS encoding DNA alkylation repair protein, which produces MGLIKDIYSITFYENFTNCVAKVIPDFDKQLFISQIFDADFANKEWKERMQHTTVVLHQFMPADFGEAVLTIESIIENLKKDTFNESNLAFIFFADYIEKYGINHFKISADAFVMVTQFISCEFAVRPFIIKYPQEMIAEMIKWSLHENHHVRRLASEGSRSRLPWAMAIPALKKDPSPVLPILENLKTDSSEYVRRSVANNLNDIVKDNPGIVLNIANQWQNISSETDAIIKHGCRTLLKQGNPDILKHYGLESTNIELSDFEIITPKVKIGDYLEFQFSLNNANSENKTVRLEYAIYYQKSKGHLAKKVFKISERIYQPNQLVKIKRNQSFRVITTRVFHLGKHQLSIIINGTESEVLDFELI; this is translated from the coding sequence ATGGGCTTAATTAAAGATATTTATTCGATTACTTTTTACGAAAACTTTACTAATTGCGTTGCAAAAGTCATTCCTGATTTTGACAAACAACTATTTATTTCTCAAATTTTTGATGCTGATTTTGCCAACAAAGAGTGGAAAGAACGCATGCAACATACTACTGTTGTTTTACATCAGTTTATGCCTGCCGATTTTGGAGAAGCGGTTTTGACTATCGAAAGTATTATCGAAAATTTAAAGAAAGATACATTCAATGAGAGCAATCTTGCTTTTATCTTTTTTGCCGATTATATCGAAAAATATGGTATTAATCACTTTAAGATAAGTGCTGATGCTTTTGTAATGGTTACACAATTTATAAGCTGTGAGTTTGCTGTTCGTCCTTTTATCATTAAATATCCTCAAGAAATGATAGCTGAAATGATTAAATGGTCTTTGCATGAAAATCATCATGTAAGAAGATTAGCAAGCGAAGGATCACGTTCAAGATTACCTTGGGCAATGGCAATTCCTGCCTTAAAGAAAGATCCTAGCCCTGTTTTGCCTATTTTAGAAAATTTAAAAACCGATTCATCCGAATATGTCCGACGTAGTGTTGCCAACAACCTCAACGATATTGTAAAAGATAATCCCGGAATTGTATTGAATATTGCTAATCAATGGCAAAATATAAGCTCCGAAACTGACGCTATTATTAAACACGGCTGTCGTACTTTATTAAAACAAGGCAATCCTGACATCTTAAAACATTATGGTTTAGAAAGTACTAATATTGAATTGTCTGATTTTGAGATTATCACTCCTAAAGTAAAAATTGGTGATTACTTAGAATTTCAGTTTTCACTGAATAACGCTAATTCTGAGAATAAAACAGTCCGATTAGAATATGCTATTTATTACCAAAAGTCGAAAGGCCATTTGGCTAAAAAAGTATTCAAAATTAGTGAGCGAATATACCAGCCCAATCAATTGGTTAAGATTAAAAGAAATCAATCCTTTAGAGTAATTACTACACGTGTATTTCATTTAGGAAAACATCAATTGTCTATAATCATTAATGGAACTGAAAGCGAAGTGTTGGATTTCGAACTGATTTAA
- a CDS encoding DUF6660 family protein: MKWINIILSIYLVVLSCLPCADTLESETIAHTSEIVSKDNQSHQKGLDLCAPFCSCNCCAAQVLTSAPAVAWVFNAETTLIKKPLSSYHSILTSNFYGSIWQPPQIV; this comes from the coding sequence GTGAAATGGATTAACATCATATTATCAATTTACTTAGTCGTTCTATCGTGTTTGCCTTGTGCAGATACGCTGGAAAGCGAAACTATTGCGCATACAAGCGAAATAGTAAGTAAGGATAATCAATCTCACCAAAAGGGACTGGATCTTTGTGCTCCGTTTTGCAGTTGCAATTGTTGTGCTGCTCAGGTCCTAACCTCAGCTCCTGCTGTTGCATGGGTTTTTAATGCTGAAACAACACTCATTAAAAAACCGTTATCTTCTTATCATTCAATTCTTACTTCTAATTTCTACGGAAGTATTTGGCAACCGCCCCAAATAGTATAA
- a CDS encoding CusA/CzcA family heavy metal efflux RND transporter, translating into MLDKIIQFSIKNKFIILLLTLVLIAWGSFSLKNLPLDALPDITNNQVQIITTAPTLASQEVEQLITYPIEQSLKTIPKVIELRSISRFGLSVVTVVFEEDADTYWAREQVFQRLKQAEENIPKYAGTPELAPITTGLGEIYQYDVYAKKGYEDKYNATSLRTIQDWIIVPQLQGVKGVAEVSTWGGSVKQYEIAVDPNRLNSVGVTITEIFDALEKNNQNTGGAYIEKDEFAYFIRGVGMASGIKDIGNIVIKNRNATPILVRDVATVQLGNAIRFGATTKDGKGEIVGGLTLMLKGENSKAVVERVKEKMVEINKMLPEGVVAEAFIDRSKLVDNAIGTVTKNLLEGALIVIFVLILFLGNLRAGLIVASVIPLAMLFAVILMNAFGVSGNLMSLGAIDFGIIVDGAVIIVEATMHHLQKLKKKRELTQSEMDTEVYASASKIRNSAAFGEIIILIVYLPILALVGTEGKMFKPMAMTVGFAVMGAFILSLTYVPMMSALFLSKNTEHKPNFSDRMMAWFEKIYAPFLNKALQFKKAVLGIAVALFVLALVIFQNMGGEFIPTIEEGDLAINATIMTGSSLTQMIKTTTEYEKLLKAKFPEIKTIVTKIGSGEIPTDPMPIESGDLIIVLKDKKEWTSADNWQDLAHMMKEEMEKIPGANIEVSQPIQMRFNELMTGSRSDIAIKIFGDNLDVLERKANELIQKINKIEGIGDLKADKVSGLPQITIKYDYDKIALYGLNIEDLNKILRSSFAGEAAGKIYEENRRFDIVVRMNKDNRTDISDVSNLFIPLPSGQQVPLSQVATVDYEQGPVQVIREDGKRRMTIGLNVRGRDVKSVVEEIQQKLDKNFKLPAGYYVTYGGQFENLIEANKRLSVALPIALSLILVLLYFTFKSTKQAALIFTAIPLSAIGGVFALWLRGMPFSISAGIGFIALFGIAVLNGIVLISYFNQLKLEGITDPLQRVLIGTKTRLRPVLMTAAVASLGFLPMALSTSGGAEVQKPLATVVIGGLFSATLLTLIVLPILYLLSERVIKRKTTMIKPMITGLLLLISSFSFAQNNQPIGLEKAIEMAKANSINLKIADKEIEKQTVLKKTAFQPDPLQVEYQGGQSNSVKYDSNVSVQQYFPIGKITKANRQLQEELVKLAEKQKALSEYEIEKAVTLAYYQYLYGVSVHKLNTELLNIYALFLKNAELRFKTGESGNIEVISAKAKSKEIETQKVQLDYDLAIYQKQLQFFVRTKENIVPDSNTPLQFASLSESNKSKVEGLMNDYYQQQISVFQKEANTFKAQRTPKLGLGYFAQTIDKESLFQGFTAGLQIPLFGGVNTAKAKAASISIAQSQLELENNQFSLELQMQELTNEFEKQEKGLLYYQTEGLNYAEQIITTAQKSYANGDMSYWTYISFLNQAIDIKKQYAETLNTYNQSAIRLQFPSISNN; encoded by the coding sequence ATGTTAGATAAGATTATACAATTTAGTATAAAGAACAAGTTCATTATACTACTACTTACCTTGGTTCTTATAGCCTGGGGAAGTTTTTCACTCAAAAATTTACCACTGGATGCACTTCCTGATATTACTAACAATCAAGTGCAAATCATTACTACTGCTCCTACTCTAGCTAGTCAGGAAGTAGAACAATTAATTACCTATCCGATAGAGCAATCTTTAAAAACAATTCCGAAAGTAATCGAACTTCGTAGTATTTCCCGTTTTGGGTTGTCTGTCGTTACTGTTGTTTTTGAAGAAGATGCCGATACCTATTGGGCACGTGAGCAAGTGTTTCAAAGATTAAAACAAGCTGAAGAAAACATCCCTAAATATGCAGGAACACCAGAATTGGCTCCAATTACAACGGGTCTTGGTGAAATTTACCAATACGATGTTTATGCAAAAAAAGGTTACGAAGATAAATATAACGCAACCAGTTTAAGAACAATTCAGGATTGGATTATAGTACCTCAATTACAAGGTGTAAAAGGTGTTGCCGAAGTAAGTACTTGGGGAGGTAGCGTAAAACAATACGAAATTGCTGTTGATCCCAACCGATTAAATAGTGTTGGTGTTACTATAACTGAAATTTTTGATGCTCTAGAAAAAAACAATCAAAATACAGGTGGTGCCTACATCGAAAAAGATGAGTTTGCTTATTTTATTCGTGGTGTCGGAATGGCTTCTGGAATAAAAGACATTGGCAATATTGTTATTAAAAATAGAAATGCCACTCCAATTTTGGTTCGTGATGTAGCGACTGTACAATTAGGTAACGCAATCCGATTTGGTGCTACAACCAAAGATGGAAAAGGCGAAATTGTAGGAGGCTTAACGCTAATGCTTAAAGGAGAAAACTCTAAAGCAGTTGTAGAGCGTGTGAAAGAAAAAATGGTTGAGATTAACAAAATGCTACCCGAAGGTGTTGTAGCCGAAGCTTTTATAGACCGAAGTAAATTGGTTGATAATGCAATCGGGACCGTTACTAAAAACTTACTTGAAGGGGCATTAATTGTAATTTTTGTACTGATTTTATTTTTAGGTAATCTTCGTGCTGGATTAATTGTTGCATCTGTTATTCCGCTAGCAATGTTGTTTGCAGTAATCTTAATGAATGCATTTGGCGTGAGCGGCAACTTAATGAGCTTAGGTGCAATTGACTTCGGAATTATAGTCGATGGTGCCGTGATTATTGTTGAAGCCACGATGCATCATTTACAAAAACTCAAGAAAAAAAGAGAATTAACGCAGTCTGAAATGGATACCGAAGTATATGCTTCGGCTTCTAAAATAAGAAATAGCGCAGCCTTTGGAGAAATAATTATCTTAATTGTATATCTACCAATATTAGCATTGGTTGGAACCGAAGGAAAAATGTTTAAACCAATGGCAATGACAGTTGGTTTTGCAGTTATGGGAGCTTTTATCTTATCGCTTACCTATGTTCCTATGATGAGTGCTTTGTTTCTTTCTAAAAATACAGAGCATAAACCAAACTTTAGTGACCGAATGATGGCTTGGTTTGAAAAAATATACGCTCCTTTCTTAAACAAAGCCTTACAGTTCAAAAAAGCAGTTCTAGGTATTGCTGTTGCATTATTTGTTTTAGCACTTGTAATCTTTCAGAACATGGGAGGAGAATTTATTCCAACTATCGAAGAAGGAGATTTAGCCATTAATGCCACCATTATGACCGGAAGTTCTTTAACGCAAATGATAAAGACAACAACCGAATATGAAAAATTGCTTAAAGCGAAATTCCCTGAGATTAAAACCATTGTAACTAAGATTGGAAGTGGAGAAATTCCAACCGACCCAATGCCTATAGAAAGTGGCGATTTGATTATTGTTTTAAAAGATAAAAAAGAATGGACCAGCGCTGACAACTGGCAAGATTTAGCTCATATGATGAAAGAAGAAATGGAAAAAATTCCAGGAGCCAACATCGAAGTTTCTCAGCCTATACAAATGCGTTTTAATGAATTAATGACTGGAAGCCGAAGTGATATTGCTATTAAAATATTTGGTGATAATCTTGATGTTCTAGAAAGAAAAGCCAATGAACTAATTCAGAAAATTAATAAAATTGAAGGTATTGGCGATCTCAAAGCAGATAAAGTAAGTGGATTGCCTCAAATCACCATTAAATACGATTATGATAAAATTGCATTGTATGGTTTAAACATTGAAGACTTAAATAAGATACTTCGTTCTTCATTTGCAGGAGAAGCTGCAGGTAAAATTTACGAAGAAAACAGACGTTTTGATATAGTCGTTCGAATGAATAAAGACAATCGTACTGATATAAGCGATGTGAGTAATTTATTTATTCCTCTTCCAAGTGGGCAACAAGTACCTCTTTCGCAAGTTGCAACTGTCGATTATGAACAAGGTCCAGTACAAGTAATTCGTGAAGACGGAAAACGTAGAATGACTATTGGTCTTAATGTACGTGGCCGTGATGTAAAAAGTGTTGTGGAGGAAATTCAGCAAAAGCTTGATAAAAACTTCAAACTTCCAGCAGGGTATTATGTTACTTACGGAGGACAGTTTGAAAACCTAATCGAAGCAAACAAGCGTCTTTCTGTGGCTCTGCCTATTGCGTTGAGTTTAATTTTAGTATTGCTTTATTTCACTTTTAAAAGTACCAAACAAGCCGCTTTAATTTTTACCGCAATTCCGCTTTCGGCAATTGGAGGTGTATTCGCATTATGGTTACGTGGTATGCCGTTTAGTATTTCGGCTGGAATTGGTTTTATTGCTTTATTTGGAATTGCAGTATTAAACGGAATTGTACTGATATCTTATTTCAACCAACTTAAACTGGAAGGAATCACAGACCCATTGCAACGTGTATTAATTGGAACAAAAACAAGATTACGTCCTGTTTTAATGACTGCTGCCGTAGCTTCTTTAGGTTTCTTACCAATGGCACTATCTACAAGTGGCGGTGCCGAGGTACAAAAACCTTTGGCAACGGTTGTAATAGGTGGTTTATTCTCGGCTACCCTACTTACATTAATCGTTTTGCCAATACTTTACTTATTATCAGAAAGAGTAATTAAAAGAAAAACAACAATGATAAAACCAATGATAACAGGGCTTTTATTACTAATTAGCAGTTTCTCTTTTGCACAAAACAACCAACCAATTGGACTGGAAAAAGCAATCGAAATGGCAAAAGCCAATAGCATTAATTTGAAAATTGCTGATAAAGAAATAGAAAAACAAACGGTGCTAAAAAAGACAGCCTTTCAGCCAGATCCATTACAAGTGGAATATCAAGGCGGACAGTCTAATAGTGTAAAATATGACAGTAATGTTTCTGTACAGCAATATTTCCCTATCGGAAAAATTACCAAAGCCAACCGTCAATTGCAGGAAGAACTGGTGAAATTAGCCGAAAAACAAAAAGCGCTATCCGAATATGAAATTGAAAAAGCGGTGACATTAGCCTATTATCAGTATTTATATGGTGTTTCTGTTCACAAACTAAATACAGAGTTACTTAATATATACGCTTTGTTCCTTAAAAATGCCGAACTCCGTTTTAAAACTGGAGAAAGTGGTAATATAGAAGTAATCAGCGCCAAAGCTAAATCTAAAGAGATTGAAACTCAAAAAGTACAATTAGACTACGATTTAGCTATTTATCAAAAGCAGTTACAGTTTTTTGTTAGAACAAAAGAAAACATTGTCCCTGATAGCAATACTCCGCTTCAATTTGCCTCACTTTCAGAATCAAACAAATCAAAAGTAGAAGGTTTGATGAATGATTATTATCAGCAACAAATTTCGGTCTTTCAAAAAGAAGCCAATACGTTTAAAGCACAACGTACTCCTAAATTAGGTTTAGGGTATTTTGCGCAAACTATTGACAAGGAATCTTTATTTCAGGGATTTACAGCAGGTTTACAAATTCCATTGTTTGGAGGTGTAAATACAGCTAAAGCCAAAGCAGCTTCGATAAGCATTGCACAATCTCAACTGGAATTAGAGAACAATCAATTTTCCTTAGAATTACAAATGCAGGAATTAACAAACGAATTTGAAAAACAAGAAAAAGGCTTGCTTTATTACCAAACAGAAGGTTTAAATTATGCCGAGCAAATTATCACAACAGCCCAAAAAAGTTATGCCAATGGAGATATGAGTTATTGGACCTATATCAGTTTTTTAAATCAAGCAATTGACATCAAAAAACAATATGCCGAGACTTTGAACACATACAATCAAAGCGCTATCCGATTACAATTTCCATCAATTTCCAATAACTAA
- a CDS encoding efflux RND transporter periplasmic adaptor subunit — MKNIKNTINRFSFLLPIAFLLLTLTSCNEKKTEETHEEEKSETEVALTEAQFKTVGIQFGKVENRNLKTIIKATGYTTVPPQNAAKIATLLGGTVKDIFVLEGTFVNKGKVLATIQNLEVVGMLEDYRSATANLEYLQLEYNRQKTLADENVNPRKVFQEVKAKLAVERARAQAAKNRLQALNVSLSSNSALIPIISPISGYVGEINIAKGAFAETGITLFEVSDNSQMHLDLNVYEKDLGSISIGQEVDFILTNQSNKSIKGKIFGINKSFSNESKTVAVHAKINPNDAKDLISGMYVSANINLDKATVPALPKGAIVKNGDKFFIYIKENAHPKKEEKHDHGKEEKHDHGNETEGAHEEGQGEIHFKAIEVIPGTTDMGYTEIKFVTSIPENSQIVTQGAFYLLAAQKGGGEHTH, encoded by the coding sequence ATGAAAAATATAAAAAACACAATAAATCGTTTTTCTTTCCTGCTTCCAATTGCTTTTTTACTATTGACTTTAACATCATGCAATGAAAAGAAGACTGAAGAAACGCATGAAGAAGAAAAGTCAGAAACTGAAGTAGCCTTAACCGAAGCCCAATTTAAAACTGTTGGTATTCAATTTGGTAAAGTCGAAAATCGCAATCTAAAAACGATTATCAAAGCTACAGGATATACAACGGTTCCACCTCAAAACGCGGCTAAAATTGCTACATTACTTGGTGGTACTGTCAAAGACATCTTTGTTCTAGAAGGTACTTTTGTAAATAAAGGAAAGGTTTTAGCAACCATTCAGAATCTGGAAGTTGTAGGAATGTTAGAAGATTACAGATCGGCTACTGCCAACCTTGAATATTTGCAATTAGAATACAATCGTCAGAAAACATTGGCTGATGAGAATGTAAATCCTCGAAAAGTATTTCAGGAAGTAAAAGCGAAACTAGCTGTAGAAAGAGCTAGAGCGCAAGCAGCAAAAAACAGATTACAAGCCTTAAATGTGAGTTTGTCTAGCAACAGCGCTTTAATTCCGATTATATCGCCTATAAGTGGTTATGTTGGAGAGATAAATATTGCCAAAGGAGCGTTTGCAGAAACTGGTATTACTTTATTTGAAGTTTCTGATAATAGCCAAATGCACTTGGATTTAAATGTATATGAAAAAGATTTAGGATCAATTTCAATTGGTCAAGAAGTCGATTTTATACTAACCAATCAGTCTAATAAATCGATAAAAGGAAAAATATTCGGTATCAATAAATCATTCTCTAACGAAAGTAAAACCGTGGCTGTACACGCCAAAATCAATCCAAATGACGCCAAGGATCTAATCTCCGGAATGTATGTTTCTGCCAATATTAACCTAGATAAAGCAACTGTTCCTGCTTTGCCAAAAGGGGCTATTGTAAAAAATGGAGATAAATTTTTCATCTACATAAAAGAAAATGCACATCCTAAAAAAGAGGAGAAACACGATCACGGAAAAGAAGAGAAACATGATCATGGAAATGAAACGGAAGGTGCTCATGAAGAAGGACAAGGAGAAATACATTTTAAAGCTATAGAAGTTATTCCTGGCACAACAGATATGGGATATACCGAAATAAAATTTGTAACTTCAATCCCTGAAAACAGTCAAATTGTGACACAAGGTGCTTTTTACCTCTTAGCCGCACAAAAAGGTGGTGGTGAACACACACATTAA
- a CDS encoding class I SAM-dependent methyltransferase: protein MSNKSHWENVFTTKTPNEVSWTQEYPKTAIDYIESLKLSKTANIIDIGGGDSNLVDALLDKGFVNIWVLDISATALEKTKNRLGERASLVHWIVSDITTFTPDVKFDFWHDRAVFHFLTTNESINKYVSIAENAIHTNAHFLLGTFSENGPLKCSGLDIKQYSEENMKITFQENFEALKCFTEDHITPFNTTQNFQFCGFRKRQI, encoded by the coding sequence ATGAGCAATAAATCGCATTGGGAAAATGTATTCACAACAAAAACTCCAAATGAAGTAAGTTGGACACAAGAATACCCAAAAACTGCCATCGATTATATAGAAAGCCTAAAACTATCAAAAACTGCCAATATCATTGATATTGGTGGTGGCGATAGTAATCTAGTTGATGCTTTGCTAGATAAAGGTTTTGTGAATATTTGGGTGCTGGATATTTCAGCCACAGCCTTAGAAAAAACAAAAAATCGCTTAGGTGAAAGAGCCAGCCTAGTACATTGGATTGTCTCAGATATCACAACGTTTACTCCCGATGTAAAATTTGATTTTTGGCATGACAGAGCCGTTTTTCATTTTTTGACTACTAACGAGAGCATTAATAAATATGTCTCGATTGCCGAAAATGCAATACATACTAATGCTCATTTTTTACTAGGTACTTTTTCAGAAAATGGACCTTTAAAATGTAGCGGATTAGACATCAAACAATATTCTGAAGAGAACATGAAAATTACTTTTCAGGAAAATTTCGAAGCACTAAAATGCTTCACCGAAGATCATATTACCCCGTTTAACACAACACAAAACTTTCAATTTTGTGGATTTAGAAAAAGACAAATATGA
- a CDS encoding heavy metal translocating P-type ATPase — MKHQHTPDENNSPIDCKTPSKSHSKQSKSTCCCDDEPETHDDHDGHDHSGGDQTVFQMFAPAIISLVLLIIAIVFDNYQPQSWFTGWVRIAWYVIAYLPVGFPVLKEALESARKGSFFSEFLLMSIATIGAFAIGEYPEGVAVMLFYAIGETFQTLAVTRAKANIKTLLDQRPDEVTILENNQPKIIKAESVQIGAIIQLKPGEKLGLDGELLSDTASFNTAALTGESKPDTKSKGESVLAGMINLNSVAEVRVTALYTDSKLSKILEMVQDATAKKAPTELFIRKFAKIYTPFVVYSAIAICLLPYFIVDDYIFRDWLYRALVFLVVSCPCALVISIPLGYFGGIGAASKNGILFKGSSFLDIMAAIQVVVMDKTGTLTKGVFNVQKVVAVGISEADLVKYTAALETKSTHPVGTAIIEYANGAEKNSTVSDVTEIAGHGLKGNVDGNEILAGNAKLLKKFNISYDTEIDNTPFTIIVVAVNQKYAGYFLIADEIKEDAKHAIQSLHSINVKTVMLSGDKTAVVNAVAKELNIDEAYGDLLPENKVEKVTALKDKNLKIAFVGDGVNDAPVVALAHAGIAMGGLGSDATIETADIVIQNDQPTKIYTAINIGKKTKQIVWQNITLAFVVKAVVLILGAGGLATMWEAVFADVGVALLAILNAVRIQRMKF, encoded by the coding sequence ATGAAACATCAACATACCCCCGACGAAAACAACAGCCCAATCGATTGTAAAACGCCTTCCAAATCTCATTCAAAACAATCTAAATCTACATGTTGTTGCGATGATGAGCCAGAAACGCATGATGACCACGACGGACACGATCATTCTGGAGGAGATCAAACCGTTTTCCAGATGTTTGCTCCTGCTATAATTAGCCTTGTTTTATTAATTATTGCGATTGTTTTTGATAATTACCAACCTCAATCTTGGTTTACGGGTTGGGTACGAATAGCATGGTACGTAATTGCTTATTTACCTGTTGGTTTCCCAGTGCTTAAAGAAGCTTTAGAAAGTGCCAGAAAAGGTTCTTTCTTTTCTGAATTTCTACTTATGAGTATTGCTACAATCGGAGCTTTTGCCATTGGTGAATATCCCGAAGGTGTTGCTGTAATGTTGTTTTATGCTATTGGTGAAACTTTTCAAACCTTGGCAGTTACCAGAGCCAAAGCAAATATTAAAACACTTCTAGACCAACGCCCTGATGAGGTTACTATTTTAGAAAATAACCAACCGAAAATCATCAAGGCCGAAAGCGTACAAATTGGAGCTATTATACAGCTTAAACCCGGTGAAAAACTAGGTTTGGATGGAGAATTACTTTCCGATACTGCTTCGTTTAATACCGCGGCTTTAACTGGCGAAAGTAAACCTGATACCAAGAGTAAAGGCGAAAGCGTTTTGGCTGGTATGATAAATCTTAATTCTGTTGCCGAAGTACGAGTTACTGCCTTATACACCGATAGTAAATTATCTAAAATTCTGGAAATGGTTCAGGATGCAACTGCCAAAAAAGCCCCTACCGAATTATTCATCAGAAAATTTGCTAAAATCTATACCCCATTTGTAGTATATTCAGCTATTGCAATCTGCTTGCTACCATATTTTATTGTAGACGATTATATCTTTAGAGATTGGTTATACCGAGCATTAGTATTCTTGGTTGTTTCCTGCCCTTGTGCGTTGGTTATTTCAATTCCACTAGGTTATTTTGGAGGAATTGGAGCAGCTAGTAAAAACGGAATATTATTTAAAGGCTCTAGCTTTTTAGATATTATGGCAGCTATTCAAGTTGTGGTAATGGATAAAACAGGAACTTTAACCAAAGGTGTTTTTAATGTGCAAAAAGTTGTTGCAGTAGGAATCTCAGAAGCCGATTTAGTAAAATATACCGCCGCACTCGAAACCAAATCAACACATCCTGTAGGAACTGCCATAATCGAATATGCCAATGGTGCTGAAAAAAATAGTACGGTTAGCGATGTCACAGAAATTGCGGGTCACGGTTTAAAAGGAAATGTTGACGGAAACGAGATCTTAGCTGGTAATGCCAAACTATTGAAGAAATTCAATATAAGTTATGATACCGAGATTGACAATACTCCGTTTACTATAATTGTCGTGGCTGTAAATCAAAAATATGCTGGTTACTTTTTAATCGCTGATGAGATTAAGGAAGATGCTAAACATGCCATTCAGAGCTTGCACTCGATAAATGTAAAAACAGTAATGCTTTCGGGAGATAAAACGGCTGTGGTTAATGCTGTGGCAAAAGAACTAAATATCGATGAAGCCTACGGAGATTTATTACCTGAAAACAAAGTCGAAAAAGTAACTGCTTTAAAAGATAAAAACTTAAAAATTGCCTTTGTAGGCGATGGTGTAAATGACGCTCCTGTTGTTGCTCTTGCGCATGCAGGAATCGCTATGGGAGGTTTAGGTAGTGATGCTACGATTGAAACTGCTGACATTGTTATCCAGAACGACCAACCAACAAAAATATATACTGCAATAAACATTGGTAAAAAAACCAAACAAATCGTTTGGCAAAACATCACTTTGGCTTTTGTTGTAAAAGCTGTTGTTCTTATTCTTGGTGCAGGAGGTTTAGCTACTATGTGGGAGGCTGTTTTTGCAGATGTTGGAGTTGCTTTACTAGCTATTTTAAATGCAGTACGAATTCAGAGAATGAAGTTTTAA
- a CDS encoding YwqG family protein codes for MTFPDYLKKFETDLLKYKLDYVQIQAKPIKNSDTLNLTQSKFLGKPYLPVGMEYPKDKMGKPMILMSQLNFSEIPKLENYPEQGILQFYISGEDWYDMSDYKVLYHPEIENHQTNFDFLTEDLYSDSPINCEHSLTFSTEIEYGGSQDFRFDYSFDGLDYWEFEETLGESQKNEVDGMFSNCGHKIGGYAYFTQSDPREYDTTTENDILLLQIDTDDEIMFGDSGVANFFINKEDLINQNFEKAYFNWDCC; via the coding sequence ATGACTTTTCCAGACTACTTAAAAAAATTTGAAACCGATTTATTAAAATATAAACTTGATTACGTTCAGATTCAAGCAAAGCCAATAAAAAATAGCGATACATTAAACCTGACCCAAAGTAAATTTTTAGGAAAACCCTATTTACCCGTAGGTATGGAATACCCAAAAGATAAAATGGGGAAGCCAATGATTTTGATGTCTCAACTTAATTTTTCTGAAATTCCAAAATTAGAGAATTATCCTGAACAAGGTATTTTACAATTTTATATTTCAGGCGAAGACTGGTATGACATGAGCGACTATAAAGTACTATATCACCCAGAAATCGAAAATCATCAAACAAATTTTGATTTTCTAACCGAAGATTTATATTCAGATTCACCTATTAATTGCGAACATAGTCTAACATTTTCTACAGAAATAGAATATGGTGGCTCACAAGATTTTAGGTTTGATTATTCGTTTGATGGATTAGATTACTGGGAATTTGAAGAAACTTTAGGTGAATCTCAAAAAAATGAAGTCGATGGAATGTTCTCTAACTGCGGACATAAAATTGGAGGTTACGCTTATTTCACACAGTCAGATCCACGTGAATATGACACTACAACCGAAAATGATATTTTGTTACTCCAAATTGATACCGATGATGAAATAATGTTTGGCGATAGCGGAGTAGCAAATTTTTTCATCAATAAAGAAGACTTAATTAATCAAAATTTTGAGAAAGCTTATTTTAACTGGGATTGTTGCTAG